In bacterium, one genomic interval encodes:
- a CDS encoding DUF5666 domain-containing protein: MKNLIIAVVAAAAISGAASFFGGMKYAQSKNSGGFDRAAFQNMSAEERQQMFAQRGGGTSGGRLRGTGQNGGGFMGGEILSRDDKSLTIKLRDGESKIVFYSDSSEISQFVSGDSADLEVGKTVTINGTPNADGSITAQSIQIRPQPSPNPSP, encoded by the coding sequence TTGCGGTTGTGGCGGCAGCGGCGATCTCGGGCGCGGCTTCGTTCTTCGGCGGCATGAAGTATGCGCAAAGTAAAAATTCCGGCGGGTTTGACCGGGCGGCATTCCAAAATATGTCGGCGGAAGAGAGGCAGCAGATGTTTGCGCAGCGCGGCGGCGGCACCAGCGGCGGGCGGCTGCGCGGCACGGGACAAAATGGCGGCGGATTTATGGGCGGAGAAATCCTTTCCCGAGACGATAAAAGCCTTACGATAAAATTGCGGGATGGCGAATCGAAGATCGTATTTTACTCCGACTCGTCCGAGATAAGCCAATTTGTAAGCGGAGACAGCGCGGACCTGGAAGTAGGCAAAACCGTCACGATAAACGGCACGCCGAACGCCGACGGCAGCATTACCGCCCAGTCCATTCAAATACGGCCGCAACCATCGCCAAATCCAAGTCCGTAA